The genomic DNA GGTGCCACCGGAAACCTCCTGGGACGAGCACGAAAAGCTGCTTCACGATGCGGAGGAACTTCTCCAGCTTTTGGGTTTGCCCTACCGGGTGCTGAATCTGGCTACGGGCGATTTGAGCTTTGCGGCAGCCAAATGCTACGATCTGGAGGTTTGGGCGCAGGGTCTGGGTAAGTGGCTGGAGGTCTCGTCGGTGTCCAATTTTCTGGATTTCCAGGCCCGGCGGGCGAACATCCGTTTTCGGCGCACGCCCGATTCCCGACCCGAATTTGTCCACACGTTGAACGGTTCCGGCCTGGCCCTGCCCCGCACGGTCATTGCCATTCTGGAAAACTACCAGACAGACGAAGGCACCGTGGTGGTACCGGAAGTGCTGCGGGAATACGTCGGTGTGAGTGTGTTGAAATAAAGAAAGGATATTAAAATGTCTGTAGCCGTTTCAAAAGAGAAAATTTTAGATTCAATTAAAGACCTGCCGGAGAATGTCTCGATTGAAGAGGTCATGGAGCGTCTTTACTTGCTTTACAAGATCGAAAAAGGAATTCAACAAGCGGATGCGGGTCTCACGATTTCTCATGAGGAAGCTCAAAAACGATTGGGAAAATGGCTGAAATAGTTTGGACAAAACAGGCTATTGAAGATGTAGAATCGATTTGCGAATACATTGCCGGTGACTCGCCCCATTACGCAAAGCTATTTGCTAATCACGTGTTCGAAACCGCTAAAAAAATAGGCGGATTTCCGGAAATGGGAAGGATTGTTCCTGAAATTAACCGAAAGGAAATTAGGGAACACATTTTGGGGAACTACCGGATTATTTATCGCTTTTCTCAGAATAGGGTTGAAATCGTATCCGTATACCATTCCGCTCGACTTTTGGATGTTCAAAAAATACTGAATAATTAAACTAATTGCAACCATGACTGAAACCACCGGCTGGCTTTCCATTATTCCTCCGCTTTTAGCGATCTTTTTGGCTATTCGTACAAAACAGGTGTACCTTTCTAGGTGTACCTTTCTCTCTTCCTGGGCATCTGGGCAGGATGGCTGATCCTGGCCCACTGGAATCCCCTTTCCGGACTCAATCTGGCGCTGGAAGCCTGTATCAATGTGTTCAAAGACCCGGACAACACAAAAGTCATTATTTTCAGTGCGCTGGTAGGAGCCCTGATTGCCTACACTCAGCGCTCCGGCGGCGTGGACGGTTTCATCAAGGCAATTACCGAAAAGGGAATTGTCCGGGGACGCAAAACGGCTCAGCTTCTCACGTGGGGATTGGCTGTGGTTGTTTTTGTGGAAACCAGCATCAATGTGCTGGTGCGGGCGTCCTTCGCACGTCCCCTGTTTGACAAATTGCGCATTTCCCGCGAAAAATTGGCCTACATTTGCGACTCCACCTCGGCGCCCATTTGCGTGCTCATCCCGTTTAACGCCTGGGGCGCCTATGTGCTGGGACTCCTGGACAGCCAAAACGTCGCGCAGCCCATGCGTACCTTTGCAGAAGGCGTGCCCCTCAATTTTTACGCCATCTCGGCTATTTTATTTGTGCTGTTCATTATTCTTACGGATAAGGACTTCGGTCCGATGAAGGAAGCCGAACGCCGCGTGCGCGAAGAAGGCAAACTCCTGCGCGATGGTGCCGAACCGCTGATCTCCGAAGATGTGGTAATGCTGCCTGCCAAACCCGGGGTTCCTCAAAAATCCGTGAATATGATTATACCGGTGCTGACGATGGTAGCCATG from Calditrichota bacterium includes the following:
- a CDS encoding type II toxin-antitoxin system RelE/ParE family toxin codes for the protein MAEIVWTKQAIEDVESICEYIAGDSPHYAKLFANHVFETAKKIGGFPEMGRIVPEINRKEIREHILGNYRIIYRFSQNRVEIVSVYHSARLLDVQKILNN